DNA from Kitasatospora acidiphila:
GCTGCGGTTGCGCAGCTGCTCGGCGGTCACGTCCGGGCCGGGCAGGCGGCGGGCGCAGGCGCCGCGCAGCATCTCCACGATCGCGGTCATCGCCGGCTGGGCCGCCGCGTACTCCACCAGGTACTCCGGCGGCACCGTGCCGAGCAGTGCGCGCCGGTAGTCGCCGATCACGATGCCGGCCTGGTCCGCGGTGTACCGCTCGGTGATCTGCTTGATCAGCATCCGCAGCAGCGCCGACTTCCCGGACTCGCTCTCACCGAAAACGATGAACAGCGGATCGGACTCGAAGTTGACGAAGACCGGGGCCATCTCGACCTCGTCCAGCGCGAACGCGACACCGCGCTCCGGCTGCTCGAAGCCCTTGGGCAGCGAGTAGCCGTCCAGCACCGCCGGCAGCATCCGCACCTGCGGCGCCCGCGGGCCGGACCAGGCCGCGTTCACCGCGTCCACCAGGCCGGCCACCCCGGTCACCAGGTCGGCGGTGTCCGAGGAGCCGTCGATCCGCGGCAGGCCGGTCAGGAAGTGCAGCTTGGCGGCGGTCACGCCGCGTCCGGGCGCGCCCTTCGGCACGTTCTGCGCCACCCGGCGGTCGATCTCGGACTCCAGCGGGTCACCGAGCCGCAGCTCGGTGCGGTTCTGCAGGGCATCCTTCAGGGCCGGCCGGACCTCCGCGTAGCGGGCCGCGGTGAGCACCAGGTGCACGCCGTAGCCCAGACCGCGCTGGGCGATGTCGTTGATCACCGGCTCCAGCGGCTCGAACTCCTGCTTGAAGGTCAGCCAGCCGTCGATCATCAGGAAGACGTCGCCGAACTGCTCGTCGGGCAGCTGCCCGGCGGCCCGCCGGGTGCGGTAGGTCGAGATCGAGTCGATGCCGGTGGCCCGGAACAGCTCCTCGCGGCGGTTCAGCACCCCGTGCACCTCGCTGACCATGCGGCGCACCTTGTCGCCGTCCAGTCGCCCGGCCACCCCGCCGACGTGCGGCAGGTCCTGCAGCGACTGGAAGCCGCCGCCGCCGAAGTCCATCAGGTAGAACTGCGCCTCGACGGGGGTGTGGGTGAGCGCGAAGCCCGTGACCATGCTGCGGATCATGGTCGACTTGCCGGACCGCGGGCCACCGACCACCATGCCGTGGCCGGCCGCGCCCGAGTAGTCCTGGTAGAGCACGTCCCGGCGCTGGTCGCGCGGCCGGTCCACGATGCCCACCGGCACCACCAGGCGGCCCAACGCGCCGAACTCCGGCGAGGTGAGGCCGCGTTCCGGGGTGGCCTGGAGCGGCGGCATCAGCTGGTCCATGCTGGGCGCCTCGTCCAGCGGCGGCAGCCACACCTGGTGCGCCGCCGGGCCCTGGCCGACCATCCGGTGCACGATCACGTCGAGCACGGTGTCCACCAGCGAGTCGTCCAGCTGCGGCTCCGGCTCCTCCTCCTGGACCTGCGGCTCCTGCACCGCGACCTCGGCCGCGGTGAACAGCACCGGCTGCGCCCCCGACACCCGCCCGGCCACGCGCTGCTGCCCCGGCGCCCGGTAGGGGCCGGAGACGTAGGCGGCCTTGAAGCGGTCCAGCACGTCGTTGCCGAACTTCAGGTACCCGACACCGGGCACCGGCGGCAGGTGGTAGGCGTCCGGCACGCCGATCGCGACCCGCGACTCGGCGGCCGAGAAGGTGCGCAGACCGATCCGGTAGGACAGGAAGGTGTCCAGACCGCGCAGCTTGCCCTCCTCCAGACGCTGCGAGGCCAGCAGCAGGTGCACACCCAGCGAACGGCCGATCCGGCCGATCTGGATGAACATGTCGATGAAGTCCGGCTTGGCGGTGAGGAGTTCGGAGAACTCGTCGATGATCAGCACCAGCGAGGGCAGCGGATCCAGCGCCGCGCCCGCCGCCCGGGCCCGCTCGTACTCGTTGATGTTGGCGTAGTTGCCGGCCGAACGCAGCAGCTCCTGGCGGCGGTTCAGCTCACCCTCGATGGCGTCCCGCATGCGGTCCACCAGGGTCAGCTCGCCCTCCAGGTTGGTGATCACCGCGGAGGTGTGCGGCATGTCCGCCATGCCGGCGAAGGTGGCACCGCCCTTGAAGTCGGCGAGCACGAAGTTGAGGGTCTCCGAGGAGTGGGTCAGCGCCAGACCCAGCACCAGGGTGCGCAACAGCTCCGACTTGCCGGAACCGGTCGCGCCGACGCACAGGCCGTGGGGGCCCATGCCCTCCAGCGCGGCCTCCTTGATGTCCAGGTGCACCAGCTCGCCGTTGGCGCCGACACCGATCGGCACCCGCAGCTTCTCGTGCTGCGCGCGCGGGCGCCAGGTGCGCGAGACGTCCACCGAGCCGGCGTCGCCGACGCCCATCAGATCGGTGAAATCCAGGTTGGAGAGCAGCGGTTCGTCGTCGCCGCCGGCCGAGATCCGGTACGGCGCCAACTGCCGGGCCAGCGCCTCGGACTGCCAGGCGGTCAGGGTGTCGGGAGCACCCGAGTAGGAGGCACCGGAGGCCGACTGCAGCAGCAGCTCCTCGGGAGAGACGGTGATCAGCAGGTGCCCGGTCGGCTCGTCCAGCTCGCCCGGCACCACCTCGATCACGGTGACCCCCTGCACGCCCTCGGCGCCGGCCAGCACCGAGTCCGCCGGGATCGGGGCACCGTCCAGGATCACCACCAGGTGCGGCTGGTCCGAGGTCGGCTGGGAGTCCCGGGTGAAGCGCTGACGGCCCGACAGCTCATCGGCCAGCAGCTCCTCCAGGGTGCCCAGGTGGTCGGCGATCAGCCGGCGGGTTCCGGCGCCGTCGCTCTCCTTGCGGTGCTGGGTGTGCGGCAGCCACTTGGTCCACTCCCACTCCTCCAGCGCGCCGGGCGCGGCGGCCACCGCGACCACCAGGTCGTCGGGGGAGTGCAGGGTGGTGAGCTGGGCGATCATCGACCGGACGCTGCCGTAGACGCTGTCCGGGTCACCGCAGACCGTGATGTGGTAGAACGCCCGCAGCGCCACCGCCAGCGGCAGATCCTGCAAAGTGCCGTGCGCCTGAAGGAAGTTGCGCATCGCGTCCGCCGCGAGCGGTTCCAGCTCGTTCATCGGGGCGGTCTGCGGTGCCACCAACGGGGTGCTCAACTGCTGCGGGCCGCGCCCGATCCGGATCTGCGCGAAGTCCGGGTCGCTCGGCCGGCGCTCCCAGAGGCGGCGGCCCTCGGCCACGATCGCCCACAGCTGGTCCGGCTCCGGGTGCAGGTAGAGCTGGGCACCGCGCTGCTGCTCCGCGGTGCGGCGCACCTTGCGGCGCATCTGCTGAAGGTACTTCAGGTAGTCGCGGCGCTCCTCCGCCAGCCCCGCACCACCGCCCTTGCGGGTCCTGACCAGCTGGGCCACCGCCATACCGGCGGTGGAGGCCAGCATCAGCACGCCCATGATCCGCATCATCGGCTGGGCGCCCGGCGTGAAGAAGAACGCCGCCGAACCGCCCATCCCGAGCATCGGCAGCAGACTCATCATCCAGTCGTCGCCGCCCCCGCGGGCCAGTTCCGGCGGTGCGACCAGCTCCACCGGCTCGTCCGGCACCGCCGGGGGGTAGGCCCTGGTCGGCCGCTTGACCGTTACGACACTCATGTACCGCCCTCACGCGACTCAACAGGTCTTCGGCGAGGCTCCCCTGTCGTCAACTGCCTGCCCCCGCCTGCGCAGAGGCCGATCCTACCGACCCCGTCCCGTGGGCGAAGCAGGCCCTGCACAGCCCGCGACGACACGAGACGGTAGGGTGACGCATCGCCGACTGAGGCACCGTCGGTTGAGGCACCGAAAGATCACCAAGGGGGATACGGGTGAGTTCGAACGCAGCGACCGGTTTCTGCCGGGTCACCGTGGTGGCGCCGGACAGCCGGATCGACGTCGCGTTGCCGGAGGACGTGCCGCTGGCAGACGTCTATCCCGAGGTGCTGCGGCTGTCCGGGCAGACCCAGGGCGACGGCGAGCCGACCGGGTTCCACCTGGTCCGCCGGGACGGCACCGTGCTGGACAGCGGACTGCCGCTGGCCGCCCAGCAGGTGCGCGACGGCGACCTGCTCAGCCTGCGCCCGTTCGCGGAGTCGCTGCCGCCGGCCGTCTACGACGACGTGGCCGACGCGATCGCCAGCGCCGTGGAGGCCGACCGCCGGTTCTGGAGCCCGGACCTGATGCGGGCCTTCGGGCTGATCGGCGCCACCCTGCTGATCGTGCTGCTCGGCTTCGCGCTCTGGTTCGCCAGCCTGACGCACGACATGCACGGCCTGCCCGGGGTGCTCTCCGGTGTGTCCGCCGTGGTGCTGGTCGCCTTCGCCGGCGTGCGGGCCCGGGTCTACGACGACTCCGGCGCCGCGCTGGCGCTGGGCATCGGCGCCCTGCCGCACGCGCTGATCGCCGGCACCGGGGTGATCGGGCTGACCCACAAGTACGACGGCCCGGGCCGCCTCCAGTTCCTGGTCGGCTGCGTGGCCGTGCTGCTGGTCTCGGTCCTGCTGGTCGGCCTGCTGCCGGAGAAGGACTCGGTCTTCGTCGCCGCGGCCTTCCTGGCCGCCGCCGGCACCCTGGCCACCTTCGCCGCGGTACTGATGCCCACCACCCCGGTCAGCCACATCGCCGGCGCCTCCGGGGTCATCGCGGTGGCCGCGGTCGGGTTCCTGCCCGCGCTGTCGGCCCGGTTCGCCCGACTCCCGGTCGGCTTCAGCGCCCCCGGCCAGACCCGCACCCGGGGCAGCCGGCTGGGCGAGGAGACCAGCCGGGCCGAGGCCGTGCAGTACGAGCGGATCGCCCACCAGGCCCGCCGCGGCCACGAGGTGCTGGTCGGCCTGGTCGGCGGCTCGGCCGCGGTGGTGGTCGGCGCCTGCGCCGTGCTGGGCTTCAGCGACCAGATGTTCCCCGAGGTGCTGGCGCTGGCGCTGGGCATCTCCACCATGCTGCGCGCCCGGCTGTTCCGCTACACCGCGCAGGTCTTCAGCCTCACCATCGCCGGCCTGGTCAGCCTGGGCCTGCTGATCGTGGGCCTGGCGCTGCACACCCCGCTGTTCATCCTCAAGGGCGCCAGCGGCACCGACCTCGACCTGCGCACCCTGTGGCTGGGCGGCTCGATCGCGATCGGAGCGGCGCTGCTGATCGCGATCGCCCTGGTGGTGCCGCGGCTCGGCGTCTCGCCGTTCTGGGGTCGCATCCTCGATCTGGTGGACAGCATGCTGCTGATGTCGCTGGTGCCGCTGGCCCTGGCCGTGCTGAACATCTACGCCCTGGTCAGGGGCGCGACCAGCTAGCCCGCCGCCGACTGATACCCTGGGGCTTCCGAGTCCCAGAAGTTCCTGTGCTGTAGACCAGGAGCACTCGGTCAGACCAAGAAGGAGTCGCCGTGGCTCTCGCCGCCGACGTCAAGAAGCAGATCATCGCCGAGTTCGGTCAGAAGGAGGGCGACACCGGCTCCCCCGAGGTGCAGGTGGCCATGCTGTCCCGCCGCATCTCGGACCTGACCGAGCACCTCAAGCTCCACAAGCACGACCACCACAGCCGCCGTGGCCTGCTGATCCTGGTCGGCCAGCGCCGCCGCCTGCTGCAGTACCTGGCCAAGAAGGACATCGAGCGCTTCCGTACGCTCGTCGACCGCCTGGGCATCCGCCGCGGTGCCGCCGGCGGCGCCCGCTGAGAACGCCCCCTGGGGCGGCTCCCCACTAGGGGGGCCGCCCCTCGCGCGTACCCAGCACCCGAGAATTTCGGGTCCGCCTCCCGGGGCGGCCGAGATTCGCACCGTAGGGTTGTGGGCATGCCGGGTGATGGCGCGAGCACCGCGCCCACACCAGCCGCATGACAACCCGACGCGGGCCGCAGGCTTCAAACGGAAGCCGCCCGCATCCAGGAGAGCGTCCAGACGCCGACCGCCGCAGCCCGGCAGCCGAGAGGCGCCGGTCCTCGGTAGTGGCCGCCGGAGTCCCGCCGATCGAGCGGGAGCCCCGGAGGCTTCGATCGAAGACCGGCCCGGCAGCAAGGGCCAACCCCGGCAGGCAAGCGCGGGGGCGCTCTCCCGGAGACGTACGAAAGAGGAGATCTTCCAGGTGGAAGAGAACGTGTTCTACGCCGAGGCCGTGATCGACAACGGTTCCTTCGGCACCCGTACCATCCGCTTCGAGACCGGCCGCCTGGCCCGTCAGGCCGCCGGCTCCGCCGTGGCCTACCTGGACGACGACACCATGGTGCTGTCGGCCACCAGCGCCTCCAAGCAGCCGAAGGAGCACTTCGACTTCTTCCCGCTGACGGTGGACGTCGAGGAGCGGATGTACGCCGCGGGCCGGATCCCCGGCTCGTTCTTCCGTCGTGAGGGCCGCC
Protein-coding regions in this window:
- the eccCa gene encoding type VII secretion protein EccCa; protein product: MSVVTVKRPTRAYPPAVPDEPVELVAPPELARGGGDDWMMSLLPMLGMGGSAAFFFTPGAQPMMRIMGVLMLASTAGMAVAQLVRTRKGGGAGLAEERRDYLKYLQQMRRKVRRTAEQQRGAQLYLHPEPDQLWAIVAEGRRLWERRPSDPDFAQIRIGRGPQQLSTPLVAPQTAPMNELEPLAADAMRNFLQAHGTLQDLPLAVALRAFYHITVCGDPDSVYGSVRSMIAQLTTLHSPDDLVVAVAAAPGALEEWEWTKWLPHTQHRKESDGAGTRRLIADHLGTLEELLADELSGRQRFTRDSQPTSDQPHLVVILDGAPIPADSVLAGAEGVQGVTVIEVVPGELDEPTGHLLITVSPEELLLQSASGASYSGAPDTLTAWQSEALARQLAPYRISAGGDDEPLLSNLDFTDLMGVGDAGSVDVSRTWRPRAQHEKLRVPIGVGANGELVHLDIKEAALEGMGPHGLCVGATGSGKSELLRTLVLGLALTHSSETLNFVLADFKGGATFAGMADMPHTSAVITNLEGELTLVDRMRDAIEGELNRRQELLRSAGNYANINEYERARAAGAALDPLPSLVLIIDEFSELLTAKPDFIDMFIQIGRIGRSLGVHLLLASQRLEEGKLRGLDTFLSYRIGLRTFSAAESRVAIGVPDAYHLPPVPGVGYLKFGNDVLDRFKAAYVSGPYRAPGQQRVAGRVSGAQPVLFTAAEVAVQEPQVQEEEPEPQLDDSLVDTVLDVIVHRMVGQGPAAHQVWLPPLDEAPSMDQLMPPLQATPERGLTSPEFGALGRLVVPVGIVDRPRDQRRDVLYQDYSGAAGHGMVVGGPRSGKSTMIRSMVTGFALTHTPVEAQFYLMDFGGGGFQSLQDLPHVGGVAGRLDGDKVRRMVSEVHGVLNRREELFRATGIDSISTYRTRRAAGQLPDEQFGDVFLMIDGWLTFKQEFEPLEPVINDIAQRGLGYGVHLVLTAARYAEVRPALKDALQNRTELRLGDPLESEIDRRVAQNVPKGAPGRGVTAAKLHFLTGLPRIDGSSDTADLVTGVAGLVDAVNAAWSGPRAPQVRMLPAVLDGYSLPKGFEQPERGVAFALDEVEMAPVFVNFESDPLFIVFGESESGKSALLRMLIKQITERYTADQAGIVIGDYRRALLGTVPPEYLVEYAAAQPAMTAIVEMLRGACARRLPGPDVTAEQLRNRSWYSGKDMFVIVDDYELVATASGNPMSPLAEFLPFARDIGLRVIIARSAGGAGRSLYEPLMQRMRELGGQGVLLSGNKDEGALLGTAKPQALPPGRGVYVSRRVTAGQMVQTGWLPVS
- the rpsO gene encoding 30S ribosomal protein S15; protein product: MALAADVKKQIIAEFGQKEGDTGSPEVQVAMLSRRISDLTEHLKLHKHDHHSRRGLLILVGQRRRLLQYLAKKDIERFRTLVDRLGIRRGAAGGAR
- the eccD gene encoding type VII secretion integral membrane protein EccD, with protein sequence MSSNAATGFCRVTVVAPDSRIDVALPEDVPLADVYPEVLRLSGQTQGDGEPTGFHLVRRDGTVLDSGLPLAAQQVRDGDLLSLRPFAESLPPAVYDDVADAIASAVEADRRFWSPDLMRAFGLIGATLLIVLLGFALWFASLTHDMHGLPGVLSGVSAVVLVAFAGVRARVYDDSGAALALGIGALPHALIAGTGVIGLTHKYDGPGRLQFLVGCVAVLLVSVLLVGLLPEKDSVFVAAAFLAAAGTLATFAAVLMPTTPVSHIAGASGVIAVAAVGFLPALSARFARLPVGFSAPGQTRTRGSRLGEETSRAEAVQYERIAHQARRGHEVLVGLVGGSAAVVVGACAVLGFSDQMFPEVLALALGISTMLRARLFRYTAQVFSLTIAGLVSLGLLIVGLALHTPLFILKGASGTDLDLRTLWLGGSIAIGAALLIAIALVVPRLGVSPFWGRILDLVDSMLLMSLVPLALAVLNIYALVRGATS